The following are encoded in a window of Mycobacterium decipiens genomic DNA:
- a CDS encoding MBL fold metallo-hydrolase, which yields MTPRHEPHDNYTGHVEPGTAARRTLPGATILKASVGPMDNNAYLITCSATGETLMIDAANDADILIDLIRRHTPKLSLIVTSHQHFDHWQALQAVAAATGAPTAAHEIDAEPLPVKPDRLLAHGDTVRIGELTFDVIHLRGHTPGSVALALGGPATGGVTQLFTGDCLFPGGVGKTWQPGDFTQLLQDVTARVFDVYADSTVIYPGHGDDTVLGAERPSLGEWRERGW from the coding sequence ATGACTCCCCGGCACGAGCCCCACGACAACTACACCGGCCACGTCGAACCGGGCACCGCGGCTCGTCGCACCCTGCCCGGCGCCACCATCTTGAAGGCGTCGGTGGGCCCGATGGACAACAACGCCTACCTGATCACATGTTCCGCGACCGGGGAAACCCTGATGATTGACGCCGCCAACGACGCCGACATCCTCATCGACCTGATCCGGCGCCACACACCGAAGTTGTCCCTGATCGTGACCAGCCATCAGCATTTCGATCACTGGCAGGCGTTGCAAGCCGTGGCTGCGGCCACCGGCGCGCCGACCGCAGCCCACGAGATCGACGCCGAGCCGCTTCCGGTCAAACCGGACCGTTTGCTGGCCCACGGCGACACCGTACGGATCGGCGAGCTGACGTTCGACGTCATCCACTTGCGCGGCCACACGCCCGGTTCGGTCGCGCTGGCCCTGGGAGGGCCCGCGACCGGCGGGGTGACACAGTTGTTCACCGGCGACTGCCTGTTCCCAGGCGGAGTCGGCAAGACCTGGCAACCCGGCGATTTCACCCAATTGCTGCAGGACGTCACCGCCCGGGTGTTCGACGTGTACGCCGACTCCACCGTCATCTACCCCGGCCACGGAGATGACACGGTGCTGGGTGCCGAACGCCCCAGTCTCGGCGAATGGCGCGAGCGCGGCTGGTAG
- the uvrB gene encoding excinuclease ABC subunit UvrB, which produces MAFATEHPVAHSQYRAVEEIVRAGGHFEVVSPHAPAGDQPAAIDELERRIRAGERDVVLLGATGTGKSATTAWLIERLQRPTLVMAPNKTLAAQLANELREMLPHNAVEYFVSYYDYYQPEAYIAQTDTYIEKDSSINDDVERLRHSATSSLLSRRDVVVVASVSCIYGLGTPQSYLDRSVEVAVGTEVPRDGLLRLLVDVQYTRNDLSFTRGSFRVRGDTVEIIPSYEELAVRIEFFGDEIEALYYLHPLTSEVIRQVDSLRIFPATHYVAGPERMAHALCSVEEELAERLADLESQGKLLEAQRLRMRTNYDIEMMRQVGFCSGIENYSRHIDGRGPGTPPATLLDYFPEDFLLVIDESHVTVPQIGGMYEGDISRKRNLVEYGFRLPSACDNRPLTWEEFADRIGQTVYLSATPGPYELSQTGGEFVEQVIRPTGLVDPKVVVKPTKGQIDDLIGEIRKRADADQRVLVTTLTKKMAEDLTDYLLEMGIRVRYLHSEVDTLRRVELLRQLRLGDYDVLVGINLLREGLDLPEVSLVSILDADKEGFLRSTRSLIQTIGRAARNVSGEVHMYADKITDSMTEAIDETERRRAKQIAYNAANEIDPQPLRKKIADILDQVYREADDTEATGSIPIGGSGRNASRGRRAPGEPGRAVSAGVLEGRDTSAMPRAELADLINALTEQMMAAARDLQFELAARFRDEIADLKRELRGMDAAGLK; this is translated from the coding sequence ATGGCTTTCGCTACCGAGCATCCGGTCGCGCATTCGCAGTACCGCGCCGTCGAGGAGATTGTGCGGGCCGGTGGCCACTTCGAGGTGGTCAGTCCGCACGCTCCGGCCGGGGACCAACCGGCCGCCATCGACGAGCTGGAGCGGCGGATCCGGGCGGGGGAGCGCGACGTGGTCCTGCTCGGCGCCACCGGGACCGGTAAGTCGGCGACCACCGCGTGGCTGATCGAACGTCTGCAGCGGCCCACCCTGGTGATGGCGCCGAACAAGACACTTGCCGCCCAGCTGGCGAACGAACTGCGAGAGATGTTGCCGCACAATGCAGTCGAGTACTTCGTGTCGTACTACGACTACTACCAGCCGGAGGCCTACATAGCCCAGACCGACACCTATATCGAAAAGGACAGTTCCATCAACGACGACGTGGAGCGGCTGCGGCACTCGGCGACGTCTTCGCTGCTGTCCCGTCGCGATGTGGTGGTGGTGGCCTCGGTGTCGTGCATCTATGGACTGGGCACGCCGCAGTCCTATCTGGATCGCTCGGTTGAAGTAGCGGTTGGCACCGAGGTGCCCCGGGACGGCTTGCTGCGGCTGCTGGTCGACGTGCAATACACCCGCAACGACCTGTCCTTCACCCGCGGTTCGTTTCGGGTGCGCGGCGACACCGTGGAGATCATCCCCTCCTACGAGGAGCTGGCGGTTCGCATCGAGTTCTTCGGCGACGAGATCGAGGCGCTCTACTACCTGCACCCACTGACCAGTGAGGTGATCCGCCAGGTCGACTCGCTGCGGATCTTTCCCGCCACCCACTACGTGGCCGGTCCCGAGCGGATGGCGCACGCGCTCTGTTCCGTTGAGGAGGAACTGGCCGAGCGGCTCGCCGACCTCGAAAGCCAGGGCAAACTGCTCGAGGCGCAGCGGCTGCGGATGCGCACCAACTACGACATCGAAATGATGCGCCAGGTGGGGTTCTGCTCGGGCATCGAGAATTACTCCCGTCACATCGACGGCAGGGGACCGGGTACGCCGCCGGCGACCCTGCTCGATTACTTCCCGGAGGATTTCCTGCTCGTCATCGACGAGTCACATGTCACCGTGCCCCAGATCGGCGGCATGTACGAGGGCGACATCTCGCGCAAGCGCAATCTGGTGGAGTACGGTTTCCGGCTGCCGTCGGCGTGTGACAACCGACCGCTGACCTGGGAGGAGTTCGCGGACCGGATCGGGCAGACGGTGTACCTGTCGGCAACACCGGGACCGTATGAGCTCAGCCAGACCGGTGGAGAGTTCGTCGAACAGGTGATCCGGCCGACCGGCCTGGTGGATCCGAAAGTGGTGGTCAAACCTACCAAGGGTCAGATCGACGACCTGATCGGCGAGATTCGCAAGCGCGCCGACGCCGACCAACGGGTGCTGGTGACGACGCTGACCAAAAAGATGGCCGAAGACCTCACCGACTACCTGCTCGAGATGGGAATCCGGGTGCGCTACCTGCACTCCGAGGTCGACACGCTGCGCCGGGTGGAGCTACTGCGCCAGCTCCGGCTCGGCGACTACGACGTGCTGGTCGGGATCAACCTGCTGCGCGAGGGCCTGGACCTGCCGGAGGTGTCGCTGGTGTCGATCCTCGACGCCGACAAGGAGGGATTCCTGCGGTCGACGCGCAGCCTAATCCAAACCATCGGCCGCGCCGCACGCAACGTTTCCGGTGAAGTGCACATGTACGCCGACAAGATCACCGACTCGATGACCGAAGCCATCGACGAAACCGAACGGCGACGGGCAAAGCAGATCGCCTACAACGCGGCCAACGAGATCGACCCGCAGCCGCTGCGCAAGAAGATTGCCGACATCCTCGACCAGGTCTACCGCGAAGCCGACGATACCGAGGCCACCGGGTCCATCCCGATCGGTGGGTCCGGGCGCAACGCGTCGCGCGGCCGGCGCGCCCCAGGCGAGCCCGGCCGCGCGGTGAGCGCCGGCGTGTTAGAGGGCCGCGACACCTCCGCCATGCCGCGCGCCGAGCTGGCAGACCTGATCAACGCCCTCACCGAGCAGATGATGGCCGCCGCACGCGACCTGCAATTCGAGCTTGCCGCCCGGTTCCGCGACGAGATCGCCGACCTCAAGAGGGAGCTGCGCGGGATGGACGCGGCCGGGCTGAAGTGA
- a CDS encoding LysE family translocator, translating to MQHLVHVLPAFLLACIVLAVLPGPATALFLHRSVRDGRPSGLAAVVGNEIGLLGWTLAGGAGLSVLLMANHALSVALHVIGAVILIWLGISAWRHAQHRTDVEVPIAPRGRTPGAAFRASLVSIAANPKAATFGIVVLPQFLPSSGSVLPTLFVLAAIQLVVDTAWCVGVVLAADRAREILARVHVRRRIERTLGAVLLALGVGVAADTR from the coding sequence ATGCAGCATTTGGTCCATGTCCTGCCGGCATTCCTGCTGGCATGCATCGTTCTCGCCGTTCTGCCCGGTCCCGCCACCGCGTTATTCCTGCACCGCTCGGTCCGCGACGGTCGTCCGTCGGGACTGGCGGCCGTTGTCGGCAACGAAATCGGGTTGTTGGGCTGGACCCTGGCCGGCGGCGCCGGGCTGTCGGTATTGCTGATGGCCAACCACGCGCTGTCGGTGGCGCTGCATGTCATCGGGGCGGTGATCCTGATCTGGCTCGGCATCAGCGCCTGGCGTCACGCGCAGCACCGAACCGACGTCGAGGTACCCATCGCGCCCCGCGGCAGGACACCAGGCGCGGCATTCCGTGCATCGTTGGTGTCGATCGCCGCCAACCCGAAAGCGGCCACGTTCGGGATCGTGGTGTTGCCGCAGTTCCTGCCGTCCAGCGGTTCGGTACTTCCCACGCTTTTCGTGTTGGCGGCCATTCAGCTTGTGGTCGACACCGCGTGGTGTGTCGGCGTCGTGCTCGCCGCCGATCGGGCCCGCGAAATCCTTGCCAGGGTGCACGTGCGCCGGCGCATCGAACGCACGCTCGGCGCCGTCCTGCTGGCCTTGGGCGTCGGCGTGGCCGCCGACACCCGCTAG
- a CDS encoding DUF402 domain-containing protein, whose product MRAVDEYAVHPWGLYLARPTPGRAQFHYLESWLLPSLGLRATVFYFNPGHERDHDYYLDVGEYTRGPTVWRSEDHYLDIEVRAGSGAELADVDELLDAVRHGLLTPEVAELAVRRAVTAIDGLAHNGYDLQAWLATNGMGISWRASG is encoded by the coding sequence GTGCGAGCAGTCGATGAGTACGCGGTGCACCCGTGGGGGCTCTACCTCGCCCGGCCCACCCCGGGCCGGGCCCAGTTCCACTATCTCGAGTCGTGGCTGCTGCCATCGTTAGGCCTACGCGCCACGGTCTTCTACTTCAACCCGGGCCATGAGCGCGATCACGACTACTACCTCGACGTGGGCGAATACACCCGCGGCCCGACCGTGTGGCGCTCCGAAGACCACTACCTCGACATTGAGGTTCGCGCCGGCAGCGGCGCCGAATTGGCTGATGTCGACGAACTGCTCGATGCGGTGCGCCATGGACTGCTCACCCCGGAGGTCGCCGAACTCGCCGTGCGGCGAGCCGTGACCGCCATTGACGGCTTGGCCCACAATGGCTATGACCTGCAGGCTTGGCTGGCCACCAACGGTATGGGGATCAGCTGGCGTGCCTCTGGGTGA
- the coaE gene encoding dephospho-CoA kinase: MLRIGLTGGIGAGKSALSTTFAQCGGIVVDGDVLAREVVEPGTEGLAALVEAFGADILQPDGSLDRPALAAKAFRDDGARGKLNGIVHPLVARRRAEIIAAVSGDAVVVEDIPLLVESGMAPLFPLVIVVHADVEVRVRRLVEQRGMSEADAKARIAAQATDEQRRAVADVWLDNSSSPADFVERARDVWHNRILPFAHNLSTGQIARGPARLVPADPSWPDQAHRIVARLKTACGDRAVSVDHIGSTAVPEFDAKDVIDIQVTVESLLVADELAEPLLDAGYPRLAHITRDTAKTDARSTVGRYEHSGDPSLWHKRIHASADPGRPTNVHIRVNGWPNQQFALLFVDWLRANPGARADYLAVKRRADAGGDGDIERYVTAKEPWFTDAYRRAWQWADAVGWRP; encoded by the coding sequence ATGCTACGCATCGGGCTGACCGGTGGCATCGGCGCGGGGAAATCGGCACTTTCCACCACGTTCGCACAATGTGGCGGGATAGTTGTCGACGGGGATGTCCTGGCACGTGAGGTGGTCGAACCGGGCACCGAAGGGCTGGCTGCGCTGGTCGAAGCGTTCGGTGCCGACATCCTGCAACCAGACGGCTCACTGGACCGGCCAGCTTTGGCTGCCAAAGCTTTTCGGGACGACGGCGCGCGTGGCAAGCTCAACGGGATCGTGCATCCGCTAGTGGCCCGCCGCCGTGCGGAGATCATCGCAGCGGTCTCTGGGGACGCCGTTGTGGTGGAAGACATTCCGCTGCTCGTGGAATCCGGGATGGCCCCGTTGTTCCCGCTGGTTATCGTGGTGCATGCCGACGTCGAAGTGCGCGTGCGACGGTTGGTCGAGCAACGTGGCATGTCCGAAGCCGACGCCAAGGCCAGGATCGCCGCGCAGGCGACCGACGAGCAACGCCGTGCGGTCGCCGATGTCTGGCTGGACAACTCAAGCAGCCCAGCGGATTTCGTCGAGCGAGCCCGCGACGTGTGGCACAACCGGATACTGCCGTTCGCGCACAACCTGAGCACCGGTCAAATCGCCCGTGGACCGGCGCGGCTGGTGCCGGCCGATCCGAGCTGGCCGGACCAGGCCCACCGCATCGTCGCCCGGTTGAAGACCGCCTGCGGGGACCGCGCGGTAAGCGTCGACCATATCGGTTCGACCGCGGTGCCGGAATTTGATGCCAAGGACGTCATCGATATCCAAGTCACCGTCGAATCCCTCCTGGTGGCCGACGAACTCGCCGAGCCGCTGCTGGACGCCGGTTACCCGCGCCTCGCGCACATTACCCGCGATACCGCGAAAACCGATGCCCGTAGCACCGTCGGCCGCTATGAGCACAGTGGCGATCCCTCCTTGTGGCACAAGCGCATTCACGCCTCAGCGGATCCTGGTCGGCCGACAAATGTGCATATCCGGGTGAACGGCTGGCCTAATCAGCAGTTCGCCCTGCTGTTCGTCGACTGGCTGAGAGCCAACCCCGGTGCACGGGCTGACTACCTGGCCGTCAAGCGCAGGGCCGACGCCGGTGGGGACGGAGACATCGAGCGCTATGTCACGGCCAAGGAGCCCTGGTTTACCGACGCATACCGGCGGGCGTGGCAGTGGGCCGACGCTGTCGGATGGCGGCCGTAG
- a CDS encoding MFS transporter, whose product MTEATGETGSWRELLSRYLGTSTVLAGGVALYATNEFLTISLLPSTIADIGGSRLYAWVTTLYLVGSVVAATTVNVMLLRVGARSSYLMGLAVFGVASLVCAAAPSMEILIAGRTLQGMAGGLLAGLGYALINSTLPKSLWTRGSALVSAMWGVATLIGPATGGLFAQFGLWRWAFGVMALVTALMAVLVPLALDTGRVGATPVATPRKVPVWSLLLIGAAALAVSVAALPRYLVQTAGLLAASALLVGLFVVVDWRMHAAVLPPSVFGSGPLKWIYLTMSVQMIAAMVDTYVPLFGQRLGHLTPVAAGFLGAALAVGWTVGEVASASLTSPRVVGHVVAVAPLVMASGLALGAVTQRADAPAGVVALWALALLIIGTGIGVSWPHLTVRAMDSVDDPAESSAAAAAINIVQLVAGAFGAGLAGVVVNTAKGGEVAAARGLYTVFTVLAAVGVLASYRASSQAANRDRSSPR is encoded by the coding sequence GTGACCGAAGCCACCGGCGAAACCGGCAGTTGGCGGGAGCTACTGAGCAGGTATCTGGGGACGTCCACCGTGCTGGCCGGTGGCGTCGCGCTGTACGCCACCAACGAGTTTCTGACCATCAGCCTGCTGCCGAGCACCATCGCCGACATCGGGGGCAGCCGGCTATACGCGTGGGTGACGACCCTGTATCTGGTCGGATCGGTGGTGGCGGCGACCACCGTCAACGTGATGCTGCTGCGCGTCGGGGCCCGCTCCTCGTATCTGATGGGGCTGGCCGTCTTCGGCGTCGCCAGCCTGGTGTGCGCGGCGGCCCCGAGCATGGAGATTCTGATAGCCGGGCGCACCCTGCAAGGAATGGCCGGTGGGCTGCTGGCCGGCCTGGGCTACGCGCTGATCAACTCGACCCTGCCCAAATCGCTGTGGACCCGTGGCTCAGCACTGGTGTCGGCGATGTGGGGGGTCGCGACGCTGATCGGACCGGCGACGGGAGGCCTTTTCGCGCAGTTCGGGCTGTGGCGGTGGGCGTTTGGCGTGATGGCGCTGGTGACCGCGCTGATGGCTGTGCTGGTCCCGCTCGCGCTGGACACCGGGCGGGTCGGTGCGACGCCGGTGGCCACCCCACGCAAGGTTCCGGTGTGGTCGCTGCTGCTGATCGGGGCTGCGGCGCTGGCGGTCAGTGTCGCCGCGCTTCCCCGTTACCTCGTCCAGACAGCCGGGCTGCTGGCCGCCAGCGCACTACTGGTCGGGTTGTTTGTGGTGGTCGACTGGCGAATGCACGCGGCGGTGTTGCCGCCCAGCGTATTTGGCTCCGGACCCTTGAAATGGATCTACCTGACGATGTCGGTGCAGATGATCGCCGCGATGGTCGATACCTATGTGCCGTTGTTCGGTCAACGACTGGGACACCTGACCCCAGTTGCGGCAGGTTTCTTGGGTGCCGCGCTGGCGGTCGGCTGGACGGTCGGCGAGGTCGCCAGCGCGTCGCTGACGAGTCCTCGAGTCGTCGGGCATGTCGTGGCGGTCGCCCCGCTCGTGATGGCGTCTGGGCTGGCGCTGGGCGCGGTCACCCAGCGCGCCGATGCGCCCGCCGGAGTAGTCGCGCTGTGGGCGCTGGCATTGCTGATCATCGGGACCGGTATCGGGGTTTCCTGGCCGCATCTGACGGTGCGCGCGATGGACTCGGTCGACGATCCGGCCGAGAGCAGCGCGGCGGCCGCGGCGATCAACATCGTGCAGCTGGTCGCCGGCGCTTTCGGCGCCGGGTTGGCCGGGGTGGTGGTGAACACGGCCAAGGGCGGCGAGGTGGCCGCTGCTCGGGGGCTCTACACGGTGTTCACGGTGCTGGCCGCCGTCGGCGTCTTGGCTTCCTACCGGGCCTCTTCCCAGGCGGCCAATCGCGACCGCAGCTCACCGCGTTGA
- a CDS encoding universal stress protein — translation MSAYQTVVVGTDGSDSSMRAVDRAARIAGPDAKLIIASAYLPQHEDGRAADILKEESYKVTGTAPIYEILHDAKERAHTAGAKNVEDRAIVGAPVDALVSLADEVKADLLVVGNVGLSTIAGRLLGSVPANVSRRAKVDVLIVHTT, via the coding sequence ATGAGCGCCTATCAGACCGTGGTGGTAGGAACGGACGGTTCGGACTCGTCGATGCGAGCGGTAGACCGCGCCGCCCGGATCGCCGGTCCAGACGCCAAGTTGATCATCGCGTCGGCATACCTACCCCAGCATGAGGACGGTCGCGCCGCCGACATCCTGAAGGAAGAAAGCTACAAAGTGACGGGCACCGCCCCGATCTACGAGATCCTGCATGACGCCAAGGAACGGGCGCACACCGCAGGTGCGAAGAACGTCGAGGATCGGGCGATCGTCGGCGCTCCGGTTGACGCACTGGTCAGCCTGGCCGACGAGGTGAAGGCCGACCTGCTGGTCGTCGGCAATGTCGGTCTGAGCACGATCGCGGGCCGGCTGCTGGGATCGGTGCCGGCCAACGTTTCCCGCCGGGCCAAGGTCGACGTGCTGATCGTGCACACCACTTAG
- the rpsA gene encoding 30S ribosomal protein S1, with protein MPSPAVTSPQVAVNDIGSSEDFLAAIDKTIKYFNDGDIVEGTIVKVDRDEVLLDIGYKTEGVIPARELSIKHDVDPNEVVSVGDEVEALVLTKEDKEGRLILSKKRAQYERAWGTIEALKEKDEAVKGTVIEVVKGGLILDIGLRGFLPASLVEMRRVRDLQPYIGKEIEAKIIELDKNRNNVVLSRRAWLEQTQSEVRSEFLNQLQKGAIRKGVVSSIVNFGAFVDLGGVDGLVHVSELSWKHIDHPSEVVQVGDEVTVEVLDVDMDRERVSLSLKATQEDPWRHFARTHAIGQIVPGKVTKLVPFGAFVRVEEGIEGLVHISELAERHVEVPDQVVAVGDDAMVKVIDIDLERRRISLSLKQANEDYTEEFDPAKYGMADSYDEQGNYIFPEGFDPESNEWLEGFDTQRAEWEARYAEAERRHKMHTTQMEKFAAAEAAGSSGGDQSSSGSASSEKAASGSLASDAQLAALREKLAGSA; from the coding sequence ATGCCGAGTCCCGCCGTCACCTCGCCGCAAGTAGCCGTCAACGACATCGGTTCCAGCGAGGACTTTCTCGCCGCAATAGACAAAACGATCAAATACTTCAACGATGGCGACATCGTCGAAGGCACCATCGTCAAAGTGGACCGAGACGAGGTGCTCCTCGACATCGGCTACAAGACCGAAGGTGTCATCCCCGCCCGGGAACTCTCCATCAAGCACGACGTCGACCCCAACGAGGTCGTTTCGGTCGGCGATGAGGTCGAGGCCCTGGTTCTCACCAAGGAGGACAAAGAGGGCCGGCTCATCCTCTCCAAGAAACGCGCGCAGTACGAGCGTGCCTGGGGCACCATCGAGGCGCTCAAGGAGAAGGACGAGGCCGTCAAGGGGACGGTCATCGAGGTCGTCAAGGGTGGCCTGATCCTCGACATCGGGCTGCGCGGCTTCCTGCCCGCCTCGCTGGTCGAGATGCGTCGCGTCCGCGACTTGCAGCCCTACATCGGCAAGGAGATCGAAGCCAAGATCATCGAGCTGGACAAGAACCGCAACAACGTGGTGCTGTCGCGGCGGGCCTGGCTGGAACAGACCCAGTCCGAGGTGCGCAGCGAGTTCCTCAACCAGCTGCAGAAGGGCGCCATCCGCAAGGGCGTGGTCTCCTCCATCGTCAATTTCGGCGCGTTTGTCGATCTCGGCGGGGTGGACGGTCTGGTGCACGTCTCCGAACTGTCCTGGAAGCACATCGACCATCCGTCCGAGGTGGTCCAGGTCGGCGACGAAGTCACCGTCGAGGTGCTCGACGTCGACATGGACCGCGAGCGGGTTTCGTTGTCACTCAAGGCAACCCAGGAAGACCCGTGGCGGCACTTCGCCCGCACCCACGCCATTGGGCAGATCGTGCCGGGCAAGGTCACCAAGCTTGTCCCGTTCGGTGCGTTCGTCCGCGTCGAGGAGGGCATCGAAGGCCTGGTGCACATTTCCGAACTTGCCGAGCGCCACGTCGAGGTGCCCGACCAGGTGGTTGCCGTCGGCGACGACGCGATGGTCAAGGTCATCGACATCGACCTGGAGCGTCGCCGGATTTCCTTGTCGCTCAAGCAGGCCAACGAGGACTACACCGAGGAGTTCGACCCGGCGAAGTACGGCATGGCCGACAGCTACGACGAACAGGGCAACTACATCTTCCCCGAGGGCTTCGACCCCGAATCCAACGAATGGTTGGAAGGATTCGACACCCAGCGCGCCGAATGGGAAGCCCGCTACGCCGAGGCCGAACGTCGGCACAAGATGCACACCACCCAGATGGAGAAGTTCGCCGCGGCGGAAGCGGCCGGAAGCAGCGGCGGCGACCAGTCGTCGAGCGGCAGCGCGTCGTCGGAAAAGGCCGCGAGTGGGTCGCTGGCCAGCGACGCCCAACTGGCCGCTCTGCGCGAGAAGCTAGCCGGCAGCGCATAG